The following proteins are encoded in a genomic region of Drosophila miranda strain MSH22 chromosome 4, D.miranda_PacBio2.1, whole genome shotgun sequence:
- the LOC108161538 gene encoding actin, clone 302-like, with translation MAALVMDIGSGICKVGFGGNDAPTAIFPSIIGRSRHLTAMLGMGSNRPYGAGRVEAYVGDEAQKSRGVLALKYPIERGAVVDWDDMEKIWHYAFHNVLGVAPEEHPVLLTEPPLNAKGSREKVTQIMFEKFDTPAMYLAVQAVLSLYATGRTTGMVVDCGDGVTHSVPIFEGYAVTHGVSHLELAGRDLTDYMMRILHESGSSFQTTAEREIVRDLKERHCYVALDFDQEIHKASVDSSLEKSYQLPDGQTVSVASERFRCPEALFQPGLLGVESCGVHEATNKSILKCEVDIRNNLYNNIVLSGGTTMLAGLPERLQKELNLLAPSTTNIKIDAPSDRSISVWLGGSILSSISVFQQMWVTKKDYDEVGASIVHRKCF, from the coding sequence ATGGCTGCTTTGGTTATGGACATTGGCTCGGGGATTTGCAAAGTCGGTTTTGGTGGGAATGATGCTCCGACCGCCATCTTCCCATCGATTATCGGCCGATCCCGTCACTTGACCGCAATGTTGGGAATGGGGTCAAACCGTCCGTATGGAGCAGGCCGTGTCGAAGCCTATGTGGGCGATGAGGCGCAGAAGTCCCGCGGTGTGCTGGCCCTGAAGTATCCCATAGAGCGGGGTGCTGTCGTTGACTGGGATGACATGGAGAAGATCTGGCATTACGCCTTCCACAACGTCCTGGGGGTGGCGCCGGAGGAGCATCCCGTGCTGCTGACAGAGCCGCCGCTGAACGCCAAGGGCAGCCGCGAGAAGGTGACCCAGATCATGTTCGAGAAGTTCGACACCCCGGCCATGTACCTGGCCGTCCAGGCGGTGCTCAGCCTGTACGCCACTGGCCGCACCACCGGCATGGTGGTGGACTGCGGCGACGGGGTCACCCACAGCGTTCCCATCTTCGAGGGCTATGCCGTGACGCACGGCGTCTCGCACCTGGAGCTGGCAGGACGCGACCTCACCGACTACATGATGAGGATCCTGCACGAGAGTGGCAGCTCGTTCCAGACCACCGCCGAGCGGGAGATCGTGCGAGATCTCAAGGAACGGCACTGCTATGTCGCCCTGGACTTTGACCAGGAGATTCACAAGGCGTCGGTCGATTCGTCGCTGGAAAAGTCCTACCAGCTgccagacggacagacggttTCCGTCGCCAGCGAGCGTTTCCGATGCCCCGAGGCGCTGTTCCAGCCGGGGCTCCTGGGCGTGGAGTCCTGTGGCGTTCACGAGGCCACAAATAAGTCCATTCTGAAGTGTGAGGTGGACATTCGCAATAATCTCTACAACAACATTGTGCTCTCCGGCGGCACCACCATGCTCGCGGGCCTGCCGGAGCGTCTGCAGAAGGAGCTGAACCTCCTGGCGCCTTCCACCACGAACATCAAGATTGATGCCCCTTCAGATCGCAGCATCTCCGTGTGGCTCGGCGGCTCGATTCTCTCCTCGATCTCGGTGTTCCAGCAGATGTGGGTCACCAAAAAGGATTACGATGAAGTGGGCGCCAGCATAGTGCACCGAAAGTGTTTCTAG
- the LOC117189116 gene encoding actin, clone 302-like, which yields MAALVMDIGSGICKVGFGGNDAPTAIFPSIIGRSRHVTAMLGMGSNRPYGAGRVEAYVGDEAQKSRGVLALKYPIERGAVVDWDDMEKIWHYAFHNVLGVAPEEHPVLLTEPPLNAKGSREKVTQIMFEKFDTPAMYLAVQAVLSLYATGRTTGMVVDCGDGVTHSVPIFEGYAVTHGVSHLELAGRDLTDYMMRILHESGSSFQTTAEREIVRDLKERHCYVALDFDQEIHKASVDSSLEKSYQLPDGQTVSVASERFRCPEALFQPGLLAVESCGVHEATNKSILKCEVDIRNNLYNNIVLSGGTTMLAGLPERLQKELNLLAPSTTNIKIDAPSDRSISVWLGGSILSSISVFQQMWVTKEDYDEVGASIVQRKCF from the coding sequence ATGGCTGCTTTGGTTATGGACATTGGCTCGGGGATTTGCAAAGTCGGTTTTGGTGGGAATGATGCTCCGACCGCCATCTTCCCATCGATTATCGGCCGATCCCGTCACGTGACCGCAATGTTGGGAATGGGGTCAAACCGTCCGTATGGAGCAGGCCGTGTCGAAGCCTATGTGGGCGATGAGGCGCAGAAGTCCCGCGGTGTGCTGGCCCTGAAGTATCCCATAGAGCGGGGTGCTGTCGTTGACTGGGATGACATGGAGAAGATCTGGCATTACGCCTTCCACAACGTCCTGGGGGTGGCGCCGGAGGAGCATCCCGTGCTGCTGACAGAGCCGCCGCTGAACGCCAAGGGCAGCCGCGAGAAGGTGACCCAGATCATGTTCGAGAAGTTCGACACCCCGGCCATGTACCTGGCCGTCCAGGCGGTGCTCAGCCTGTACGCCACTGGCCGCACCACCGGCATGGTGGTGGACTGCGGCGACGGGGTCACCCACAGCGTTCCCATCTTCGAGGGCTATGCCGTGACGCACGGCGTCTCGCACCTGGAGCTGGCAGGACGCGACCTCACCGACTACATGATGAGGATCCTGCACGAGAGTGGCAGCTCGTTCCAGACCACCGCCGAGCGGGAGATCGTGCGAGATCTCAAGGAACGGCACTGCTATGTCGCCCTGGACTTTGACCAGGAGATTCACAAGGCGTCGGTCGATTCGTCGCTGGAAAAGTCCTACCAGCTgccagacggacagacggttTCCGTCGCCAGCGAGCGTTTCCGATGCCCCGAGGCGCTGTTCCAGCCGGGGCTCCTGGCCGTGGAGTCCTGTGGCGTTCACGAGGCCACAAATAAGTCCATTCTGAAGTGTGAGGTGGACATTCGCAATAATCTCTACAACAACATTGTGCTCTCCGGCGGCACCACCATGCTCGCGGGCCTGCCGGAGCGTCTGCAGAAGGAGCTGAACCTCCTGGCGCCTTCCACCACGAACATCAAGATTGATGCCCCTTCAGATCGCAGCATCTCCGTGTGGCTCGGCGGCTCGATTCTCTCCTCGATCTCGGTGTTCCAGCAGATGTGGGTCACCAAAGAGGATTACGATGAAGTGGGCGCCAGCATAGTGCAACGAAAGTGTTTCTAG
- the LOC108161528 gene encoding rab3 GTPase-activating protein catalytic subunit isoform X2 has translation MLGSFIQTETENETTRPTRTITDFTQRKKTLKDTFRAPESARKIAGFPDMRTCLLHQKLQMLNVCVERRVQREANSKRKQHQDQALAISEDEAEDEGEFFDCDEPNSGSGSPVKAVLSLKPEGRLRRLGDERLLDEPEEYLYIPETQEPVPKTEDQLQDDAEVMLKLGPGSGLTTQMMCTSLLSDMEAFKAANPHSQMEDFIRWYSPKDWEEVKDETGEVTHQLSIRMTTEGNTWLRVWQQAHPVPVARQKRLFDDTNEALKVLHYLESRKMHEIYNLTIVPVLHSSILKLIDICINAKVDDLFSPQIEQLLTDLCRLSRSESDDLPPIGPLLDDLAELERRFYQFKCFERLSGYPKKSTLDQVKLQFLEILRNDNCCTIVNRKLTAAGDGTLYDILIPKLEHDMAERLISKDYIIRLDGDSKSTEKGLYLGPQFMRAIVTGEKLRLCGAFTESTAFV, from the exons ATGCTTGGGAGTTTTATCCAAACAGAGACTGAAAATGAGACTACGAGGCCAACAAGAACTATAACAGATTTCACACAGAGAAAGAAGACACTGAAAGATACTTTTAGAGCCCCAGAGTCAGCCAGAAA GATTGCTGGCTTTCCCGACATGCGCACCTGCCTGCTCCACCAGAAGCTGCAAATGCTCAACGTTTGCGTGGAGCGTCGCGTGCAACGGGAGGCAAACAGCAAACGCAAACAGCACCAGGACCAGGCACTGGCCATATCCGAGGACGAGGCGGAGGACGAGGGCGAGTTCTTTGATTGCGATGAGCCGAACTCCGGGTCGGGCTCCCCCGTTAAGGCAGTGCTTAGCCTGAAGCCCGAGGGTCGCTTGAGGCGGCTGGGGGACGAGCGTTTGCTGGACGAGCCCGAGGAGTATCTCTACATCCCAGAGACCCAGGAGCCAGTGCCCAAGACAGAGGACCAGCTGCAGGACGATGCCGAGGTGATGCTGAAGCTGGGACCCGGCTCGGGTCTGACCACTCAAATGATGTGCACTTCCCTGCTGTCCGACATGGAGGCCTTCAAGGCGGCCAATCCTCACTCCCAGATGGAGGACTTTATCCGTTGGTACAGCCCCAAGGACTGGGAGGAGGTCAAGGATG AAACGGGTGAAGTCACTCACCAGCTGAGCATCAGAATGACCACTGAGGGCAACACCTGGCTAAGAGTTTGGCAACAGGCCCATCCCGTGCCCGTAGCCCGACAGAAGCGACTGTTCGATGACACCAATGAGGCCCTGAAGGTTCTGCACTACCTGGAAAGCCGAAAGATGCACGAGATCTACAACCTGACCATAGTACCAGTCCTCCACTCGAGTATCCTCAAGCTTATA GACATCTGCATCAATGCCAAAGTCGATGATCTTTTCAGCCCCCAAATCGAGCAACTCCTCACGGATCTCTGCCGCCTTTCGCGTTCGGAGTCGGATGATCTGCCACCGATTGGCCCGCTTCTGGATGATCTGGCAGAGCTGGAGCGTCGCTTCTACCAGTTCAAGTGCTTTGAGCGCCTGTCCGGCTATCCCAAAAAGAGTACCCTGGACCAGGTCAAGCTGCAGTTCCTGGAGATCCTCCGCAACGACAACTGCTGCACGATTGTCAATCGCAAGCTGACGGCAGCCGGGGATGGCACCCTGTACGACATACTGATACCCAAGCTGGAGCACGACATGGCCGAGCGATTGATCAGCAAGGACTACATCATAAGGCTGGACGGCGACTCGAAGAGTACGGAGAAGGGCCTGTACTTGGGTCCGCAGTTCATGAGGGCCATTGTCACGGGGGAAAAACTAAGACTCTGTGGCGCATTCACGGAGAGCACAGCCTTTGTTTAG